The Chitinophaga parva genomic sequence GAAACCCACAGTGGTTCTATGAAATTGCTGCTCTCGTCGCCCATCAAGGTGCGCGACATTGTGCTGGGTAAATACCTGGCCATGATGGGATATGGAGCCATGCTGCTGGTGATCATTTGCCTGTATGCATGGTCCGGTGCATTTTTCATTGATCATATTGACTGGTCTTTACTGGCATCCGGCGCGTTAGGGCTTTACCTGCTGATCTGCGCTTATGCTGCCATCGGGTTGTTTATGTCTTCACTCACTACTTACCAGGTAGTGGCGGCTATCAGCACCCTGGCGGTATTAGCGGGATTGAACTTCGTAGGTACCTTGTTCCAGGGCAATGATGCAGTACGGCACGTAACTTATTTTATGTCAATAGCCGGCAGAACGGAGAAGTTTATCTATGGCCTCATTGGTACCGAAGACCTGGTGTACTTCCTGCTGGTGATCGGTTTCTTCCTTTGCCTCACCAGCATGCGCCTCCAGGATCAGCGTGATGGAAAGCCGCGCTGGATAAAGATTATGCGCTATGCAGGTTTGGTATTCAGTTGCTTCCTGATCGGTTATGTAAGTTCAAGGCCCGTGCTGACCGGCTATGTAGATATGACCGCGACAAAGCAACACACCCTGGGCCCGCAAAGCCTTGACCTGATCCATCACATGGATAAGCCGCTAAAGATCACCACGTATGTAAACATCTTTGACAACAACTACTACCTGGCAGCGCCGGAAAAGAAAAGCGAAGACGAGCGCCTGCTGACGCCTTACCGCCGGTTTATGCCAGACCTGCAAATGGAGTACGTATACTATTACGACCTGGCGAACAATAAGAGCCTGTATAAAAATTACCCCGGGCAAAGTGATGAGCAGATAGCACGAAAGGTAGCCGACATACAAAACCTTGATTTCAGCAAGGTGCTGTCGCCGGCCCGCATCCGCCAACAGGTAGACCTGCGCCCGGAGGAGAACCGCCTGGTGCGCCAGCTGCAATACGGCAACCAGAAGACCTTTCTGCGCTACTATGATGACTTCATGATCTATCCCAGTGAGCAGGAAATTACCGCGGCCCTGAAACGCCTGGTGGCACCGGATTCCATTCCGTTGGTAACTTTTGTGAGTGGCGACGGGGAGCGCGATATCCACCGTGCAGGTGATGCGGACTACCATATGTTTGCCACTGAAGTGACCTTCCGCCGGGCGCTGATCAACCAGGGCTTCAACGTGGAT encodes the following:
- a CDS encoding DUF4350 domain-containing protein; translation: MKVIRKIAWQELSLLFCSPIAWLILIVFPVQIGLDFLYYIQMLGRSQRMGHHFTDVTMIVFANKQQGFYPGVKNTLYFYIPLLTMGLISRETHSGSMKLLLSSPIKVRDIVLGKYLAMMGYGAMLLVIICLYAWSGAFFIDHIDWSLLASGALGLYLLICAYAAIGLFMSSLTTYQVVAAISTLAVLAGLNFVGTLFQGNDAVRHVTYFMSIAGRTEKFIYGLIGTEDLVYFLLVIGFFLCLTSMRLQDQRDGKPRWIKIMRYAGLVFSCFLIGYVSSRPVLTGYVDMTATKQHTLGPQSLDLIHHMDKPLKITTYVNIFDNNYYLAAPEKKSEDERLLTPYRRFMPDLQMEYVYYYDLANNKSLYKNYPGQSDEQIARKVADIQNLDFSKVLSPARIRQQVDLRPEENRLVRQLQYGNQKTFLRYYDDFMIYPSEQEITAALKRLVAPDSIPLVTFVSGDGERDIHRAGDADYHMFATEVTFRRALINQGFNVDTVHLDTQDIPAKTVVLVLADPKQALSPAAQARLGAYVAQGHNLFLLTEPGDAPLVAPLLAKLGVTAGASAVQEPSRDYAPDFILATLPDSAGMLEPMLGGYSHDSAIVSMPGALALETVSQQGFQRIPLLQSKDHHVLAIGLQKGKQRIVIAGDADFMSTGELNRHQPGVWNQPLITELFRWFSDERYPVNIGARASKDSIDSDDKGVTTMRVLFFGLLPGILLIGAAVLLLYRKRR